ATTCCGAAGTGCAGGATCACGTAAAGATTCTGGAGGAATTAACTGCTCGCCCCATGAATCAAGAAAATCTGGCGCAGTTAATTAAAACTTTGAGGTCGCTAAAAGAGTTGAGCATGATTCACGGCTACACGGGCGTGGAGTTTTTCTGTGAAAATATGATTCGATTGATCCGCAACAGACAGAATCAAATTCTTGAATTACCAGGCGCTGTCGTGAATGTTTTTGAAGAGATGCTCGCCGTTTTAAAAGATGTGGAAGGTTTTGAGTCTGAGTTAACGGCCGGTGAACAGCAACAACGCGTGGAAGAATTCGAACAAAAGCTGCAACAGGCGCTGGAACCGCAAACGGCGCCCGCCGAGCCGACGATCGAAGAAGAGACCGAAGCAAAAGAAGAAACAGAAATAAAGGAAGAGCAAAAAGAAAAAGAAGAAGCGGAGCCGCTCATCACTCTGGACGATGGCGCCCGCATTTACGAAGTTTTTAAAGACCTGGTGCAAAAACTTACGCAACGATTAGCGCCATTTTCGGAAAAGGCCAGCGAAACTTTGTTTTTAGACGCCCTGGAAAGCCTGCAAAAAACGGCCGGCTGGGTTGAACGCTCGTTACCCGATGAATTTTTAATCCCTTTTAAAGAGCGCTATCAACAGGCGATAAGCAATCCGGAGATCGACCGACAGGCGGCTCTGCAGGCGCTGGAAACGATATGGGAAAATTTTATGGCGCAGATCGAAGCGGACGGCGATTTTCAATCGGTTAAGGCCGGAATAAAAGACTTTGACGTTCAAATGTTCGTCAAAGTTAAGCGCTACGCACCGGAAGAAAAAGAGGTTCAAAAGGCTTTAGCGGAAGTTAGCCGGGCGCAGTGGCAAGGCGTTAAGCCCCTTTTAGCCGATGCCCTGCTGCAGCGCGATCCCCTGGCCCTGAAAAAGGTGGAGCATTTTTTAGATCAGCTGGAAGGCAACCTGCGGCTTTTGGCGCTGGATAATTATCTGGAGCTTCCGCATTTTCTGAAAGAACGGTTACATAATACGGAATTAAAGGCGGACGAAGACCTGGCCGCTGAGATTTCCAGATCCGTTGAAATTGTATTGGAGCGCATTGAGCAGCGAGGAGCCAAAGGCGATGCGGCCGATCTGGTGGAAGTTTTGCGCGAGTTAATGACGTTTACTGAAAAAGAAGCGGAGCTTTCAGAAGATGAAAGGGATTTTATTGAAGACAGCCTGCAACATTTACGGGCGGCTCGAGAAACGCTTGCCCGCTTAAAAGAAGAACCGGAAAAACGCGAACGATTTAATGAGCTGGCCGCAGAAATTCACGCCATTTATTCCGGCGCGCAAATTTTAAACCTGGAAAAAACTGCCGACGCTTCTCTGGTTGTTGAAGAGACGGCCGAAATGTTTTCGGATGCGCAGGTGGAAATACCAGAAAATCTGCTGCCAGCGCTGGAACATGCGTTGCAGGCCCTGGAACAATTGGTGCAGCATCCGCAGGCAGAAGTGGAAGAAGCGTTTCAGGAGTTGCAAAATATTCTTGATCGGCTGGTACTGGAAGAAGATGGCGGGCTTGCAAGCGAAACGACGGAAGAACCGGAGGTAGCCCCTGAACCCGTGACCGAAAAACCCCTGTTCAGCCCGGATGAAACCGACGAAAAAGAACTAAAAGAGATTTTCAAGGAAGACGCTCTGGCTTTGATTACGGAACTACAAAAGGCTAACGCCGCCCTGTTGAAAAATCCGACGGACGACGCGGCCATTTACGAAATGGATCAGGCCATCCACGCTTTAAAGAACGCCGCGCGCATGACCGGGCAGGACGATTTGAGCATTGTGCTGGGACGTATGGAAGAGATTTCTGAGGAGATCAAAACCAATCCGAACGCCAATTCTCCGGAAGTTCAAAAAGAATTAAAAAGCGTTATTGACGAGTTGAATGCCGTAGTGGTCAAGGGACAGATCGAAACGGTGGAATTAGATTCTTTGCTTTTGAAATTAGACAGCATTTTCAACACCCTTTTGAGTGCGAAAAAGAGCGAAGCAGAGCGCGAACAACGCTTAAAAGAGCTGTTTTTGGAAGAAGGCCGGGAACTGGTGGAAAAAATCAATAACGATTTACTGGAGCTGGAAAAGGTGCCGGAAAGCAGCACGGTTCTGGCCGACCTTTTGCGTCATTTGCACACATTAAAGGGCGGCGCCTTGATGGCGAATTTTAAGAAAATTGGCGAGGTGGCGCACAAGCTGGAAGACTACTTTCAGATGTACCGCAGCCAGAACGCCGAAACCAAACTGGAGCTTTTGCCCACGGCCTTTACCATGATCGATTTAATCAGCGAAATGCTGCGCGCCGTTGAAATCGGCAAGCCGGAAATTGTTTCCAATTTTACCGCCCGCCTGGCCGATATGGACAACAAGCTGTTCTTTTTGAAAGATTTTGAAATACCGGGTGACCGCCTGGAGCAGATACCGACTATTGCAAGCAGACTGGCGGAACCGGTGGCCACGCAGGATTCGGACAATACCTTAAAGGTTAAAACGTCTTATCTGGACCATCTGATTAATCTGGCCACAGAAATGCTCATTTCGCGCACCGAACTGAATTCCTATTTCGATAAGTTGAAAAATTTGTTTTACGAAATAGACAACCGAAAAAAGGATTTGCGCGCTTTTGCCCATCAACTGGAAGATTTTGTGGAAGAGCACACTTTTAGTGAAATGAAGGGCATGGCGTCCCCGTCGGCGGACGACTGGGAAACTCTGCGCAATTATTCCGAAATCATCAAGTCCATTTCCGGCGATTATTACAAAACAACCGGCGCCATGACCAAAGTAATCCGCTTTCTGGAGCGGCATATCAGTCAGCTTTCGGTTTTGAGTAAAAGTTTGCACAACGATTTACTGAAAGCGCGCATGGTTCCCATTGCGTCGTTGTTTGAGCGATTTAAACGGCCGATTCGTGATCTGGCGCGTGAACAGAAAAAGGAAGTGGAACTGATCATCGAAGATAATGACGCCGAAATGGATCGGGCCATGATCGAAGCCCTTTACGAACCGTTGCTGCACATTTTACGCAATGCGGTGGATCATGGCATCGAAAAGAGCAGTGAGCGTAAAAAAGCAGGCAAAGATCCGGTCGCTAAAATCATCTTACGAGCGCGTCAGGAAAAAAATCAGGTGGTGATTGAAGTGGTTGACGACGGCCGGGGTATTGACCTGGAAAAAGTGAGAAAAAAAATAGTCAGTTTAAAGTTAGCCACAGCAGAAGAAGCAGCCAGCATGCCGGAAAGCCGCCTGTTGGAATACATCTTCTGGCCGGAATTTTCCACCAAAGGAAAGGCGACGCAAACATCCGGTCGGGGCATTGGCCTGGATGTGGTGGCCATGGAACTCCAGAAGCTAAAAGGAATTATTCGCGTCAAAACCACGCCCGGCCAGGGCACGGTCTTTTCTTTGCGCGTACCGTTAACTTTAATCGTTTCGCATGCCATGCTCATTAAATTCCACGATATTTCGCTGGCCATTCCGTTGCTGGCCGTGATGGAGTCGATTAAAATCAGCGAAAAAGATATCTTACTCGACGATCGCAGAAAGTACATTCAGGTGCGCGGCAAATTACTGCCCTATATTGATCTGGATGACATCCTGAAGTTTCCGGACGAAAGACAGGTTAAGCCATCCGTCAAAAACGTGGCGTTGGTTTTGCACGATTCCGGGGTGAGCGTGGCCGTGGGCGTAGAAGAAATTTTAGGGCGTCAGGATATTATCATCAAAAATCTGGGCAATTTACTGCAAAATGTAGAGCTGATTTCGGGCGGTACGATTTTGCCGGATGGCGAGGTGGCTTTAATACTGGATTACGCTGCCATCATTCATCGCGTTGAAGCCGAATACTTTGGCGCCATGCGCGAGCAGGTGCTAATCCGCAAGGTGTTGCCCAAAACCAGAAAAAAAGTGGTAAAGGCCGAAGAG
This sequence is a window from Caldithrix abyssi DSM 13497. Protein-coding genes within it:
- a CDS encoding response regulator yields the protein MIEMNKAVSFNTFFFLEFMDAVIERLGDQFDPRAKTFLQRFKNTVAQAADPIETLESMAQYQQTNEMTIFLFDLLNRLEKIPPQQAMENLEGLAADFINLFSLMMEDEEVLQGLSAVEEHFAPLEKAPAETAHKEKPEPTVSFEEFYPAFIKEQILQTAAPDEKDVLETLLDIILANLYRGENWPEPLKAAAEKLKELLPEDLTEKSPTQLMELSKTYIPAIAEELKTLQKAHSDLMESILRTGQIPAEEEKGEETIDDLLKAYFYSEVQDHVKILEELTARPMNQENLAQLIKTLRSLKELSMIHGYTGVEFFCENMIRLIRNRQNQILELPGAVVNVFEEMLAVLKDVEGFESELTAGEQQQRVEEFEQKLQQALEPQTAPAEPTIEEETEAKEETEIKEEQKEKEEAEPLITLDDGARIYEVFKDLVQKLTQRLAPFSEKASETLFLDALESLQKTAGWVERSLPDEFLIPFKERYQQAISNPEIDRQAALQALETIWENFMAQIEADGDFQSVKAGIKDFDVQMFVKVKRYAPEEKEVQKALAEVSRAQWQGVKPLLADALLQRDPLALKKVEHFLDQLEGNLRLLALDNYLELPHFLKERLHNTELKADEDLAAEISRSVEIVLERIEQRGAKGDAADLVEVLRELMTFTEKEAELSEDERDFIEDSLQHLRAARETLARLKEEPEKRERFNELAAEIHAIYSGAQILNLEKTADASLVVEETAEMFSDAQVEIPENLLPALEHALQALEQLVQHPQAEVEEAFQELQNILDRLVLEEDGGLASETTEEPEVAPEPVTEKPLFSPDETDEKELKEIFKEDALALITELQKANAALLKNPTDDAAIYEMDQAIHALKNAARMTGQDDLSIVLGRMEEISEEIKTNPNANSPEVQKELKSVIDELNAVVVKGQIETVELDSLLLKLDSIFNTLLSAKKSEAEREQRLKELFLEEGRELVEKINNDLLELEKVPESSTVLADLLRHLHTLKGGALMANFKKIGEVAHKLEDYFQMYRSQNAETKLELLPTAFTMIDLISEMLRAVEIGKPEIVSNFTARLADMDNKLFFLKDFEIPGDRLEQIPTIASRLAEPVATQDSDNTLKVKTSYLDHLINLATEMLISRTELNSYFDKLKNLFYEIDNRKKDLRAFAHQLEDFVEEHTFSEMKGMASPSADDWETLRNYSEIIKSISGDYYKTTGAMTKVIRFLERHISQLSVLSKSLHNDLLKARMVPIASLFERFKRPIRDLAREQKKEVELIIEDNDAEMDRAMIEALYEPLLHILRNAVDHGIEKSSERKKAGKDPVAKIILRARQEKNQVVIEVVDDGRGIDLEKVRKKIVSLKLATAEEAASMPESRLLEYIFWPEFSTKGKATQTSGRGIGLDVVAMELQKLKGIIRVKTTPGQGTVFSLRVPLTLIVSHAMLIKFHDISLAIPLLAVMESIKISEKDILLDDRRKYIQVRGKLLPYIDLDDILKFPDERQVKPSVKNVALVLHDSGVSVAVGVEEILGRQDIIIKNLGNLLQNVELISGGTILPDGEVALILDYAAIIHRVEAEYFGAMREQVLIRKVLPKTRKKVVKAEEPRPSVSEITVKTVVGRKPRIMVVDDSASVRSFVSGFLKKHGFETVEATDGEDALQKARETEVDLVITDLQMPKMDGFELSEQLRAIEKYKDLPIIILTAQVGKKQEQKSEAVGANAFVSKPFKEDDLIRMVKTFVKVE